TTTAATAGCATAATCAAAAATATGATAATAGTTCTAACTACCTCACAAGCAGCTGTGTCATGTTGTAGCTTATCTGCTTCTAAAAGTAGTGCTGAGGCTTAAGCATGCTCCACTTtaccacctttttctttttcattggcaATATTTGCTATGAAAAGCACCTTATGGGACAACAGCTGCAACAACTGTATGCAAATCCTTTTCAAGCATCTTCAAACAAATTGAGATTAGAATCACAATTCTCCAACAATTCCATTTGACTACCTCTAGTCTTAAAATTCATGTATCAAAGATGTTTGACTTTTAAGAATGTTTTCTAATTCCAAAATCATACGCCAACTTCTCCTATTAGCTTTCTCTTTGAGCTGCAGTCCATCTCTTTGTATTGTACGTGCTTCTATGCCTCCAATTTCAAACTCTTCCACAAGAAAAGCCATTTGGACTATGCTTAATTAAGCATGGTCATATTCCAAGCAAAACCAATTTAATTTGTGATCTCAATCCAACTACATCCAGTATCTTTCTTCAGTCctctttctttcattaattCCCTCAACAATCCAATCTGATCCCACATGCCAAATCTAGCATATAAGTTTGATAGCAATATATAAATTCCAACATTTTGAGGATCCCACTCAAGTGCTCTTCGAGAGGCCAATTTTCCCAGTTCAATATTCCCACTGTCCAAGCAAGCGTTGAGAAGAGCCCCCCACATCGAATCAGTACCACTAAACCCCTTCTGAAGCATCTCGTTGAGCAGCTTCCAAGCTCTATCCAACTCACCTGCCCTAGAAAGCAGATCCACCAGACAACTGTAGTGCTCTTGGGTAGGCTTCACGTTGTACTCATTTCTAATTGATTCGAAAAATTCAATCCCAAGTGCCACTTGACCAGTTCGAGCACAAGCTGCGATAACAGTCACAAAGGCTACCTCATCTGGCTCGATCCCCTTTATCAGCATTTCTTTATACAACTCAATCACCTTACCATAACAACCATTTCTTCCATAAGCATCCAACATGGAAGTCCAAAGAACAAGGTCAATCTTTCCCTCTGCTCCAAATCCTGCCAAAGCAAAAACTTGAGAAGCCTTTTCTACTAAGCCACATTTACCATACATTTCGATCAGTGAACTCTGCAAAAACAAATCGTTCTCAGAATCATAAACTGTGCGAACAAGGTGGCCATGAACCTGCCTACCCAACTCCACTGCAGACAGTCCGGTGGATGCCCTTAACATCGCTGACAATGTGAAATGATCATGATGCAAACTCAAGAGAGGCATGTTTCTAGCCAGTTTGAGCCCCTCTGACCACATCTTAGCATCAATATAACCGGACAATAGAGCGTTGGCACAAACGGTGTTCTTCACAGGAATTTCATCAAACAGCTGTGCCGCATCATCAACCAATGAACATTTTGCATACAAATCAATCAGAGCACCATTGACAAAAACACTGGACGACCAACCTAACCTCGTGATGAGGGCATGCATCTGTCTACCGAAAATCACACCCTCATCGTCGGAGGAAGCCGTCAAAGTGCTGCATAGAGCATATGAATCTAAAAGAACGCCACTGAAATGCATTAAAGAGAAGGTCTTTCGTGCATATGCAGCAAACCCATTTCGAGCAAACTGAGATATCAGAATATTGAAGGGTACAGGGTCTCTGCTGGGGATCAAGAGCTTGCACAAGTTAGTCAAATTTTGAAGGTTGGTTCTTGGAACGCGTGCAGTGTACGAGAAGATGAGTTTTG
Above is a window of Eucalyptus grandis isolate ANBG69807.140 chromosome 9, ASM1654582v1, whole genome shotgun sequence DNA encoding:
- the LOC104418893 gene encoding pentatricopeptide repeat-containing protein At1g50270, which produces MSDRSSWSVEAISRFLHHSPQTKTLTSIKKLHAHLLTTGLLFLSPSIQAKLIFSYTARVPRTNLQNLTNLCKLLIPSRDPVPFNILISQFARNGFAAYARKTFSLMHFSGVLLDSYALCSTLTASSDDEGVIFGRQMHALITRLGWSSSVFVNGALIDLYAKCSLVDDAAQLFDEIPVKNTVCANALLSGYIDAKMWSEGLKLARNMPLLSLHHDHFTLSAMLRASTGLSAVELGRQVHGHLVRTVYDSENDLFLQSSLIEMYGKCGLVEKASQVFALAGFGAEGKIDLVLWTSMLDAYGRNGCYGKVIELYKEMLIKGIEPDEVAFVTVIAACARTGQVALGIEFFESIRNEYNVKPTQEHYSCLVDLLSRAGELDRAWKLLNEMLQKGFSGTDSMWGALLNACLDSGNIELGKLASRRALEWDPQNVGIYILLSNLYARFGMWDQIGLLRELMKERGLKKDTGCSWIEITN